gtgtgtggttttctttttaatcttttctttttttggctgcaccatgtgagatcttagttccccaaccccggggccacggcagtgagtcctaaccactggactgccaggaaatgcCCTGaatgtgtgtggttttttaaGGCACAAAGTTTGTGGTATTTGGTTCCAGCaggaatagaaaactaatacactccCACCCTCAGCCTGTAATCCAACACTTGAATATTTCTGGGGTGAACTTTAATGCTAAGAAGGATTCACAAGGACTCCAGATAGCCTCATAGCGTTCAGAGCTGGCTATGGCAACGCCTTGATGCGTTTTCTTCCATGGGGAGCTCTCTGGGAGTGGTGGGTCTGAGACGGCAGGCACACCCGTAGCaccagctgtgtgccaggccccgtgCTAAGCCCTGTGTGTGGATTCATGGGTCCACAGTGACCCCATGAAGGCAGCTCTGTTGGAGCATCCCCATGTAACAGCtggggaaacaggcccagagaggttaaataacttgcccaagacacACAGCCAGGCAGTGGCCTAATGGGGCTTGGAACCCCAGAGTCCCCTCACCTTTCCGGAGGAAGGCACCGTGGCTCTGGTCCAGCAGGCTGGGGGGCAGCAGGGAGAAGTTGGACATGGTGTTGGCTTTCATGGCTTTGAAGGCCGAGTGCGCCACGACGGACTCCAGCGCTTCCTCGCCCAGCGGCCGGCCCAGGAACTGGCAGATGCGCTGCACGGAACTGTGGAgatcctgggggcaggggaggggggtcaGGGGATGAGTCAGCGGAGGGAGGGGAGCCCAGACCAGGAAGGAGCATCAGTCCCAGAGTTTATTTGCCTGACTCCCAACCCAGACCTGGAATCTGGGTGATTCTgcctctttgcctcagtttccttacctccAAGCCAAAGGGTTGGGCTATGGCCTCTGAAGGTTTTTGACAGTGTGGGGTTTTGGAGGGTTCTGTGGGTAGGAGGGAAGGGGTTGGCCTGGGTCAGAGGTCACAGCAGGGGGCAGAGGTCAGTCCAGCATCTTATGGAGAGTCACCCTCTTTCAGGTTTGAAACAGGTGTCTGTGCCCCaaacctgccccccaccccaggtccccATCCCAGAGCAGCCCCATCATTCACCCAGAGCCAGACTCCTGGCCCGACCTAACCTccccttgccccttccccctgTTGCCCCTGTCAGTCAACAGCCCCGTCTCTCCTGCTTCAACTGTCTGCCATATCCCCTCCTCTGTGTCCCCACAGCCCCTAGCACTGGCCAGGCCTTGTCATCTCCCTCTGGACCCTCGCCTCACCCTCCTCcccggcctccctgcctccagtcccTCATACCCAGAGctcaccctgcccctcccctgttCCCAGCCCTCCTGTGGCTTCCCAGGGTCCCAGTCCCCAGGCCTGGCTTTTAAGGACAGGCATGGCCtggtctttcctctccttccctgtgcTTTCCTCCCTGCAGGCCTTGGCACGGGGCTGCCAGGAAAGCCCTGCACCACCCTTCTCCACCTGGTGAACTTACCCATTCAGATGCAGCTCAAGTATCACCTCCCTCATGACTGATGGTTCAAGCCACTGTggattaagcacctactgtgtaccgaTCTCTAGTCCAAGCCCCTCGTGTATTTTGCCAATCCTCCCAATAGCCTGGCAGAGGGGTATCATTACCCCCATCAgtaaatggaggcccagagagcgGAAGACActttccagggtcacacagccaaggAGGAGCTCAGATTTGAGTCCCCAAAGCCCACAATCCTCTCTTCTATCTCCCTGACTTCCCTGATACGCAGCGCCCGGCACAGTCAGCCTTCTGGTCAGTTCCACCGACCCCACGGCCCTGATTTTCCAGGTCATTCTTGGTTTCATAAGCCTCCATCCCTTTATCCTCTTGAACCACTGACGTGACCCAGAAATACTAACATGTTGGCAGTTCCTCACACTCAGGGGCAGCCCAGAAGCTCGGTCAGGCTGCGTGGCCCAGTTTTTGGTTCAGAGAACAAAGCTTGATGGAAAACACAGGGGAGGGGTGATGCCGAAATCTTTTCTAGATCTTTCCATCAAAAGAGATTTAccagggtggaaaaaaaaaagccaaacccaTGGGGTCTGCAGTGAAGAGCTATGCGCCTCAGGCAGTTTCTCAACGCTCTCGAGGTTATAAGCCCCCactttcctcctctataaaatgggagcgATAATAATATTGGGGTGAACCATTTAAAATTACCATATTTTGCAGTTTGAGAGGCGGAAACATTGGCTATTATGGTTATTATTAATCGATAGGCCCTTGCTCAGAACCTAATTACTCTTACTTTGGCACACTATACTAACACTTTGCTGTACCTTGTCAGACGGTTACAATATGCCAAAGCCAGGTACTGTGGTCCTTAACAACCCTCTGAGCCAGCATTTTCCACCCATTTTAAGGATGAGACCTCTGAGGCTCTGAGATTTTAAAGAGGATTTCAACGGCTTTTTGAACACCAAAATCCAGGCTCTTTCTGCTACACAAAGTACCAGCAAAAAGGAGGATACgaaaaatacatgaaatgcaCACACAGGAAGAGAAGGTGTCTGGGGCCGTTGGTGAAGGAACACGTATTGGGAACCGCTTAGATTCCCAGCCTCTCAGAACAGATCTTTGTTAAGAACATAGAAGAGTTGGACACGTTCACTGTGGATTGGTCCATCTGGAAGCCCAGCGTCCTCCTTACAGCCGGGCAAAGTCGTAGTCATTCTGCATGGTCCCTTCTTCCAGGCAGCCCTTCCTGATTGCCCCAGCCAGAAGGCCTCTCTGTCCCAGGTGCCTGCCCCAGGGATGTTTGACGGGGTCCAGACAGGCTCCCCGTCTGCCTCCAAAGGCTGTCTCCTTCCACTGCTTCCCTCTGCCTTTCAGGTCACAACCATAGTGAAACCATCATCACTTCCCATGGGTCACAGTTTTGTATCGTCTCATTTAACCTATCACGTCCCCTGCTCAGAGGCCACCTGTAGCTCCCACCTACTCAGAGAAAAGCCAAAATCCTCACTGTGGGTCCCATCCCCTCTGTGCCTTCATTTCCCACCCTACCCCCTCTCAGCTCTGGCCACTCCAGCCTCTTTGCTCTCCTTGGAACACATCAATCACactctcacctcagggcctttgcactggctcttccctctgcccgAAACACTTTTCCCCAGATAGCTCCATGGCTCTCCCCTGACCACCGTTCTGAAAATCGTGCCCACACACATTCCGAATCCTCCTTCCCCACTTGCCTTTTCTCCTTAGCTCTCTGCCATCTGGGAAGGGGAGCTGGAGGGCGTGAAGAAGGGAGGAGTGAGGGGGCGCTGGGTGGAGGTGCGGGAGGGGGAGTCACCTGCTGCAGCTCCTCGTAGGTGATAAACAAGAAGTTCTCTTTGCCCTGCATCCGAATCCAGCCCTTAATGTGGTCGAACCAGGAGCCGAACTGCACTGAGGGCAGAGAGACAGGCAGGGTGAGGGATGGGCAGCTGGGTCACCCCCCGCTGGGGCTCAGAGGGGCCCAACTAGCCCCACATGGCCCCAGGCTTTGGCCCCTTAGAGCTGTAGGCCTCCCTCCAAGctccccatccctgcctctccccagctccttctTATCCCTCCTCTGTCCACTAGGGGCTCCCCCCACCTCACTCTGCCCCAGTCCTCACCTTCGCCTTTGAGGAAGTTCTTCAGGAACTGGTCAGGCGTGCCAGGGTCCTTCAACTGCCTGGCGATCTTGGAGTAGTGATAGAGCGAGACCACCACGTCCCGGGGGTTCCGGCCCATGTAGATCACCTGTGTGTGGGTGTTGGGAAGAGGGGAGAAGATGTCAGACCCCGAGGTTTCGTGCCCGCGAGACCTCTCTCTCCTGATCCTGCAGCAGGATGGACTCAGGGTAGACTTCTCAAGGGACTTCCTAGCCAGTGGGAGTTCAGATCAGTTCACCTCAATCCACAGGAGAGGAGAGCTCCCTCCAACCACATTCTAGGAAAAGAGAGGGACTGTTTCAAGACCAGGTGGAGGGACAGTTTGGCTTCAGGAAATAAAGAGTGGAGGAGGAAGGCCTGGGGTTCAGGGTAGGGGAGATCATGGTGAGGGGTGTTGACCAAGAGAAGGACAGCCACTCTTCCTTCCCATTCCTGCAGAGGaggccccagcctcctcccttgCCTCCCAGCCTCCACACAGCCCCAGAGGGTCTTTCTGTACCCAGAGCTGACTGTGCCCTCCTCGGCTCTCCAGCGCCCCAGAGTGGAGTCCCAGACCCTGGgtctggcattcaaggccctgaTGACCTGGTTCAAATCTGTTTACCGGCTTGATAGTCCACAACTAACCCCACTCCAGCCGCATCAGATCTGTCCTTCCCCAGGACCAAGGTCAGCCACCCAGGTGGTCAGCCATGGCTATGTGGCCAACCTCCAACAAGAACCCTGCATGCCGAGGTTCGGGTGAGCTTCCTTGGTGATACTCCGTGTGTGTTGTCACATGTCATTGCTGGAGGACTGAGCACTGTCCATGCAACTCCACTGGGAGAGAGATAACTTGAAGCTGGTGGCTGGTCTCACCCTCCCCCAGGCACctcttcctttcatctttttttttttttttttttgcctcgccacacggcctgtgggattttagttccctgactggggattgaacccgggccctagGCAGTGTGagcacaaagtcctaaccactggaccgccagggaattcccacctcTTCCTTTCATTGACCTTAATCTCTATCCTTCCTCCGTGATAAGCTATAATCGTGAGTATAACAGCTTTGCTGAGTTCTGGGGTCCTTCTAGTGAATCACTGAGCCTGaaggtggtcttggggacccctaGATTGCAATCTGATCTCTTCTCTGTCTATACTCACTTCCTTCCTTGGTGATCCCACCAGTCTCCTggctttaatttctctgtctctgtctctctgtctgtctctgtttctctctgtctctgtctctctccatatatatatatacacatctcaATAGGTTGCAAATAGATGTGTCCAGCCCACATCTCTCCTGTCAAATCCAGATTTGTCTATCTCACTGCCCATTggcatcctccacctgggtgtcGATGGGTCACAGCAGAGCCATCTTCCTCCCAAACCTCTCCTCCGCAACCTCTCCGTCTCAGTTCATGGCAGCTCCATCCTCCCAGTTGCTTAAACCAAACCCCCTGCAGTCACCCTTGACTCATCTGTTTCTCTCACACCTACATCCAACCTGCCAGCCactcttcctggttccatcttcCAAATACACTCCACACCCAGCCCTTTCTCTTCACCTCCCTGTGGCCACCACCCTGTTTGCCTCCATTGTCACCTCCTCCCTGGCACCTGGCTTCTGCCCTCACCCTGATGGTCTGTTCCCTGACTTGCAGCCAGAGGGCGCCTGTGAAAACCTAAGTTGGACCCTGTTTCTCCTTGGCTCTGAGCCCTCCCCGGCCCCTGTCTCAATCAGCGACAAGCAAACTCCCCACCGAAGTCCACACAGCCCTGCACATTTTGGTCCCTGTTACCTCTCCGACctcatctctcttcctctcccccttgcTCACTTAGATGCAACCACACAGTCCTCCTTGCTGGACCTCAGGCATGCCACATcgaccccagggcctttgcacctgttCGTGCCTCTGCCgggaatgttcttcccccagaCCCCCGCTTTGGCttccttccctcacctcccaggTCTTTACTCAAACCACGCCTTCTTACTGAGGCCTCCTTTGACCACCCTATTCATAATTGCAAGCCCTACCCCTAACTCTAACCCCCACGTTCCCCTCCTTCTCGATGTGAACTGATCACCTTGGATGTATTCAATCTTTTCCTTATTTACTCCATCTATTCTTTGTCCCCTTTAGAATGTGGGCTCATAAGGCAGGTGTTccttgtgtgtgtatttgctgCTGTTCTAGATCAGGGccgggcacacagtaggtcctcaataaataggTGCTGAGTTCATCAGTTAGTTATACTTTGCCCCACCAACACACACTCCCCTCCATCCTCCCACACCTTGGCCTTGGAGTTGAAGAAGGCCCTGGTGAAGAGCTGGATGGGGAGGTGAGAACTCATGAGGCGAGGGCTGGGCTGGTCGGGGAGGCTGAAGGCACCCATGATGGCCTCACACCAGGGCGACCGCTTCCAAATGGGCACTGAGCGGATCCAGGAGGGGTCCCCGTCCTTTAGGATTAAGCTGAGGATCTCAATCATCCAGTTTGTGCCTGTTGGAAGAATTGGGCAAATTAatcagaggtggggaggggtgaagGGGGGATACAATCAAATTCATAATGGCTGCATTTATTGTACAATTTGCTACATATGTTTAATGCATGGATTCCTCACACAGCACAGAAGTTAGGAttggttatgtttttttaaaattgaagtgtagttgatttacaatcttgtgttagtttcaggtgtacagcaaagtgattcagatattatatatatatatatctttttcagattattttccattgtaggttattacaagatattgaatatagttccctgagctatacagtaggtccttgttgtttatctcttttatatagagtagtgtgtatctgttcatcccaaactcctaatttatccctccctcttcccacttAGGGCTggttatctttattttcaaagcaggaaattgaagctcaaagAAACAAAGTTGCTAACTAAGGCGGCAAAGCTTGGAAGTGGCAACTGTCCACCCAACCCCATTTCGTTTCTCTACCGGGAATATAACAGGACGACATTTTTCCAGCCTCCCCTGAAGCCACATGTGGGACCGtgtgactgagttctggccaagGAAGCGCAGTGGCAGCCATGTGCAGCCATTTCCAGACCTGGCCCACAAACACCGGCCACGTGAcacctcctctccacccccccacccccacccccgccccctgctggCTGAGTGCAGAGATGCCAGTGGAAACTGGGGCTCCTGGGGATGGCAGATCCATAAGATGGAAGGAGCCAGGATGCTGGAGACTGCATGGATttcccccccacttccccccatCTAT
Above is a window of Phocoena sinus isolate mPhoSin1 chromosome 19, mPhoSin1.pri, whole genome shotgun sequence DNA encoding:
- the SULT2B1 gene encoding sulfotransferase 2B1, which translates into the protein MDEPAEPGNQAAWDPYEKNISEISQNLSGEYFRYKGILFPVGIYSPESISIAENSEVQDDDIFIITYPKSGTNWMIEILSLILKDGDPSWIRSVPIWKRSPWCEAIMGAFSLPDQPSPRLMSSHLPIQLFTRAFFNSKAKVIYMGRNPRDVVVSLYHYSKIARQLKDPGTPDQFLKNFLKGEVQFGSWFDHIKGWIRMQGKENFLFITYEELQQDLHSSVQRICQFLGRPLGEEALESVVAHSAFKAMKANTMSNFSLLPPSLLDQSHGAFLRKGICGDWKNHFTVAQSEAFDRVYRERMRGLPTFPWDVDPEDSGPDPDPSPDPSPSPDQASEPPHP